Proteins found in one Haloferax litoreum genomic segment:
- a CDS encoding DUF7577 domain-containing protein → MDVWGWIVIYALGLTLLQLLVYRYLVNGGEPTMSDGTGRDADRMDRYVHPEIAASFDDRSRMGVRTTPTGERICPECGAENEADTTFDLCWNCTRRLR, encoded by the coding sequence ATGGACGTCTGGGGTTGGATCGTCATTTACGCCCTCGGCTTGACCCTGCTCCAGCTGTTGGTCTATCGGTACCTCGTCAACGGCGGTGAACCCACGATGAGCGACGGGACCGGCCGCGACGCCGACCGGATGGACCGCTACGTCCACCCGGAAATCGCGGCGTCCTTCGACGACCGGTCTCGGATGGGCGTTCGTACGACACCGACGGGTGAGCGCATTTGCCCCGAGTGTGGTGCTGAAAACGAAGCCGATACGACGTTCGACCTCTGCTGGAACTGTACGCGCCGCCTCCGGTGA
- a CDS encoding SHOCT domain-containing protein, producing MSSLDTLRERGVGGFVHDHPWQFAIAIGFVGAALAVSNGAAIFPAFFGMFLVGAVLGLGYSYAMDFLTGDLQWTGRNRQTEPADADPEQALHRLRERYADGEVTDAEFEMRLERLLETETVPSAREYVSQTSTEPEREQV from the coding sequence ATGTCTTCGCTCGACACCCTCCGCGAGCGTGGAGTCGGTGGATTCGTCCACGACCACCCGTGGCAGTTTGCAATCGCGATTGGATTCGTCGGTGCCGCTCTCGCCGTCTCCAACGGTGCGGCAATCTTTCCCGCGTTCTTCGGCATGTTCCTCGTCGGTGCCGTCCTTGGCCTCGGCTACTCCTACGCGATGGACTTCCTCACGGGAGACCTCCAATGGACCGGCAGGAACCGACAGACTGAGCCAGCGGATGCGGACCCAGAACAGGCGCTTCACCGCCTCCGTGAGCGCTACGCCGACGGCGAGGTGACAGACGCCGAGTTCGAGATGCGACTGGAGCGACTGCTGGAGACAGAAACGGTACCCTCCGCACGTGAGTACGTCTCGCAGACCAGCACTGAGCCTGAGCGTGAGCAGGTGTAG
- a CDS encoding glycoside hydrolase family 68 protein: MSEEFAGDTPAWTRDHAAGLHRDDSNVAPIIYPPDERLDDGLHIWDTWLLRNRDGSIAEIDGRRVIFALTSPSDLLPGKRHDVATIRYFYSTDGENWTTGGRVFDDGTLGQRQWAGSAMYDPDGDDGEVYFYYTAAGEDDAEELTYTQRIALATGGTVHTDESGLRIDGTWDHRVILTPDGDWYEREAQSRGMIYTFRDPWFFEDPQSGETYLLFEANTPVPEGAGECGDSVWEEFNGSIGIAHSPSGDPTEFELRPPLLDSVCVNQELERPHLVVRDGTYYLFISSHVHTFAPGLEGYDALYGFVADDLRGDYEPLNDHGMVLTNPENAPFQAYSWLVYDHGDELLVTSFFNYFDYNRPNLDDVSLLPPDEQMRRFGGTLAPTVRLGLDGDRTGLVGTLDHGHLPLRRESLPPSWWDQADREGDGGGYY, translated from the coding sequence ATGAGTGAAGAGTTCGCAGGAGACACGCCGGCGTGGACACGGGACCACGCCGCCGGACTCCACCGCGACGATTCGAACGTCGCGCCCATCATCTATCCACCGGACGAGCGACTGGACGACGGACTCCACATCTGGGATACGTGGTTGCTCCGCAACCGAGACGGGTCTATCGCCGAAATCGACGGCCGTCGCGTCATCTTCGCGCTCACGTCACCGTCTGACCTGCTCCCGGGTAAGCGCCACGACGTGGCGACCATCCGGTATTTCTACTCGACCGACGGCGAAAACTGGACGACTGGTGGCCGCGTCTTCGACGACGGCACACTCGGACAACGCCAGTGGGCCGGGTCCGCGATGTACGACCCAGACGGCGACGACGGTGAGGTGTACTTCTACTACACCGCGGCGGGCGAAGACGACGCCGAGGAACTGACCTACACCCAGCGCATCGCCCTCGCGACGGGCGGAACGGTCCACACCGACGAGTCGGGCCTCCGAATCGACGGCACGTGGGACCACCGCGTCATCCTCACGCCCGACGGCGACTGGTACGAGCGCGAAGCCCAGTCGCGCGGGATGATATACACCTTCCGCGACCCGTGGTTCTTCGAGGACCCACAGTCGGGTGAGACGTACCTCCTCTTCGAAGCCAACACGCCCGTCCCCGAAGGCGCAGGCGAGTGCGGGGACTCCGTCTGGGAGGAGTTCAACGGGAGCATCGGCATCGCGCATTCACCGTCTGGGGACCCGACCGAGTTCGAACTTCGGCCACCGCTCCTCGACTCCGTCTGTGTCAACCAAGAACTCGAACGACCACACCTCGTCGTCCGCGACGGCACCTACTACCTGTTCATCTCCAGCCACGTCCACACGTTCGCACCCGGTCTGGAGGGTTACGACGCGCTCTACGGCTTCGTCGCCGACGACTTGCGCGGCGACTACGAACCGCTGAACGACCACGGGATGGTCCTCACCAACCCCGAGAACGCGCCCTTCCAGGCGTACTCGTGGCTCGTCTACGACCACGGCGACGAACTCCTCGTCACGTCCTTTTTCAACTACTTCGACTACAACCGCCCGAATCTGGACGACGTGTCCCTCCTCCCACCGGACGAACAGATGCGGCGCTTCGGTGGAACGCTCGCACCGACGGTCCGTCTCGGCCTCGACGGCGACCGGACAGGCCTCGTCGGTACCCTCGACCACGGACACCTGCCACTCCGACGTGAATCGCTCCCACCCTCGTGGTGGGACCAAGCGGACCGCGAGGGCGACGGCGGCGGGTACTACTAA
- a CDS encoding aldo/keto reductase: MHYRELGTSGIEVSEVGFGAWVVGTDWWGDRSDEDSIEMIHHAIDQGINFFDTGDVYGLGHSEEVVGEALADYRDEVTVATKVGYDFYNNPQAGHGELPKEITGEWVREATEKSLERLDMEYVDLLQLHNANVDEVTPDVLEALDELKEEGLIEATGWALGPSIGWLAEGDMSIEEEFDALQIVWNMFEQEVGNHFLDTIEETGSQTSLIARVPHSSGLLNEQVRPETELGSGDHRGFRPDEWYETGWEKLETLRFLERDGERSMAQASIAWLLGHDATAAVTPTFRTKDDITEWAAASDVPKLSDEEMQRVADLYEDNFGIDRFDGMDALRSSIGGDDIRDAGLDKRVAEGARNEA; this comes from the coding sequence ATGCACTACCGCGAACTCGGGACCTCCGGTATCGAAGTCAGTGAGGTTGGCTTCGGTGCGTGGGTCGTCGGGACCGACTGGTGGGGCGACCGCTCCGACGAAGACTCCATCGAGATGATTCACCACGCCATCGACCAGGGAATCAATTTCTTCGATACGGGAGACGTGTACGGCCTCGGCCACTCCGAGGAAGTCGTCGGCGAGGCGCTCGCAGACTACCGCGACGAGGTCACCGTCGCGACGAAAGTCGGCTACGACTTCTACAACAACCCGCAGGCCGGCCACGGCGAACTCCCCAAGGAGATTACCGGCGAGTGGGTTCGCGAGGCGACCGAAAAGAGCCTCGAACGGCTCGACATGGAGTACGTCGACCTGCTCCAACTCCACAACGCGAACGTGGACGAAGTCACGCCAGACGTGCTCGAAGCGCTGGACGAACTGAAAGAAGAGGGCCTCATCGAGGCCACTGGCTGGGCACTCGGTCCCTCCATCGGCTGGTTGGCCGAAGGCGACATGTCCATCGAAGAGGAGTTCGACGCACTCCAAATCGTCTGGAACATGTTCGAACAGGAAGTCGGGAACCACTTCCTCGACACCATCGAAGAGACGGGGTCGCAGACGAGCCTCATCGCTCGCGTCCCGCACTCCTCGGGACTCCTGAACGAGCAGGTCCGCCCCGAGACGGAACTCGGCAGCGGCGACCACCGCGGCTTCCGCCCCGACGAGTGGTACGAAACCGGCTGGGAGAAGCTCGAAACTCTGCGCTTCCTCGAACGCGACGGCGAGCGTTCCATGGCACAGGCCTCTATCGCGTGGCTCCTCGGCCACGACGCCACGGCGGCGGTCACGCCCACCTTCCGAACGAAAGACGACATCACCGAGTGGGCGGCCGCCTCCGACGTGCCGAAGCTCTCCGACGAGGAGATGCAACGCGTCGCCGACCTCTACGAAGACAACTTCGGCATCGACCGCTTCGACGGCATGGACGCCCTTCGCTCGTCCATCGGCGGGGACGACATCCGCGACGCCGGCCTCGACAAGCGCGTCGCCGAAGGCGCTCGCAACGAAGCGTAG
- a CDS encoding acyltransferase, producing the protein MTKVQVSLPEDAEDGLQAFIDDVDGRLSSEEDTCQVVQDTLIDLFGDREAWERWQNGKPVSPATRVRLQGYDPCNATLEAEYYAEKDDEKFKRSKQLQWLWRQFDATPMADNVDFALRFRQMLANHLFEDAGDNLRIFKGVTFSFGHNITVGDNTVIHDDVHLDDRGKLTIGDRVSISDNVHIYSHAHDVVDQTEVRNYHTKIGDDARITYDAMVNAGNHVGENAIVGARAIVQGDVPAHHIAVGAPAKSVKIKPGFEDVAEPLDAGGERLADDREIPYKLPDDIETFDEFGRDLGGPVNPHRTG; encoded by the coding sequence ATGACGAAGGTACAGGTTTCGCTTCCGGAAGACGCCGAAGACGGTTTGCAGGCTTTTATCGACGACGTAGACGGTCGCCTCTCTTCGGAGGAAGATACGTGCCAGGTCGTCCAAGACACACTCATCGACCTCTTCGGCGACCGGGAAGCGTGGGAGCGTTGGCAGAACGGGAAACCCGTCTCGCCCGCGACACGGGTCCGACTACAGGGATACGACCCGTGCAACGCGACCCTCGAAGCCGAGTACTACGCGGAAAAAGACGACGAGAAGTTCAAACGCTCGAAACAACTCCAGTGGCTCTGGCGGCAGTTCGACGCGACGCCGATGGCCGACAACGTCGACTTCGCCCTCCGGTTCCGGCAGATGCTCGCCAACCACCTCTTCGAAGACGCCGGCGACAATCTCCGTATCTTCAAGGGCGTCACGTTCTCGTTCGGCCACAACATCACCGTCGGCGACAACACCGTCATCCACGACGACGTTCACCTCGACGACCGAGGCAAACTCACCATCGGTGACCGCGTCTCCATCTCCGACAACGTCCACATCTACAGTCACGCCCACGACGTCGTCGACCAGACCGAAGTCCGAAACTACCACACGAAAATCGGTGATGACGCCCGCATCACCTACGACGCGATGGTGAACGCCGGGAACCACGTCGGCGAGAACGCTATCGTCGGTGCTCGGGCTATCGTTCAGGGCGACGTGCCTGCCCACCACATCGCCGTCGGTGCGCCAGCGAAGAGCGTGAAAATCAAGCCCGGATTCGAAGACGTCGCCGAACCCCTCGACGCGGGCGGTGAGCGACTGGCCGACGACCGAGAGATTCCGTACAAACTGCCGGACGACATCGAAACGTTCGACGAGTTCGGCCGTGACCTCGGCGGTCCGGTCAACCCCCACCGAACCGGGTAG
- a CDS encoding GH32 C-terminal domain-containing protein, with the protein MDELAVRVGFVVVTELTDEQRVARDWAATIASVETVSLAAIAEGAVALDSFDVVWWHCDLQLDSARRDLAAECADAFDDYLRGGGGVLLTLNALAAVDELGIDPVAPDAVGTETSPHPTGLLAKSIHADHPLFEGFDTLGVHMQPPESPRPFARYEHILPEDGQILASILHGDDFLVALKSVVEWQHGAGAVYGVGAEVSFLSHHGHDFETMGANEHFLRNALALLGGPAHRRPTFTDRPTDADGFAAMRARLGDDHHRPRYHLAGPANWVNDPNGVIQYDGTYHMFYQYNPGGPFHGSIHWGHATSEDLIHWEDHPVALSPDPDGPDRDGCWSGCTVVDDDGTPTILYTGGRDHHQLPCLATTTDPMLRSWDKSDDNPIIESAPDDIDILGTDDWAAEFRDHAVWKVGDDWYQLIGSAIAEVGGVALLYRSPDLRDWEYVGPLHGGTEGHGIVWECPELLGFDDYDLFHVSNYEAVRYFVGQADLDTPDFAVENEGLLDYGDFYAPQSTVDDEGRTLSWGWIKEGRGVDSQWHAGWSGTLSLPRELSVDDTGTLRQRPAVELETLRQKHVSLDDLSPAGTSLVAGERTSLPLSGNAYELALDVSVEDDGVFELGLFESPTRMERTVVHYDGERVTVDREHSSRHHDVDREPRSMPVEGDTLSLRVFVDGSVLELFANEHRCLTTRVYPTRADADGVSVVAAGESADDSVELLALDAWELDATFGARKRD; encoded by the coding sequence ATGGATGAACTTGCCGTCCGCGTCGGGTTCGTCGTCGTGACGGAACTCACGGACGAACAACGCGTGGCACGAGACTGGGCGGCGACGATTGCGAGCGTCGAGACAGTCTCGCTCGCGGCCATCGCCGAGGGTGCCGTCGCCCTCGATTCGTTCGACGTGGTGTGGTGGCACTGCGACCTGCAACTCGACAGCGCCAGACGGGACCTCGCCGCCGAGTGTGCCGACGCCTTCGACGACTACTTGCGCGGCGGCGGCGGCGTCCTCCTGACACTCAACGCCCTCGCCGCAGTGGATGAACTGGGCATCGACCCAGTCGCACCCGACGCGGTCGGGACCGAAACGTCGCCGCACCCCACTGGCCTCTTGGCGAAGTCGATTCACGCCGACCACCCACTGTTCGAGGGATTCGACACGCTCGGCGTCCACATGCAACCGCCCGAGTCCCCTCGTCCGTTCGCCCGGTACGAGCACATCCTCCCCGAAGACGGACAGATTCTGGCCAGTATCCTTCACGGCGACGACTTCCTCGTCGCGCTCAAGTCCGTGGTCGAGTGGCAGCACGGCGCGGGAGCCGTCTACGGCGTCGGTGCCGAGGTGTCGTTCCTCTCGCACCACGGCCACGACTTCGAGACGATGGGGGCGAACGAACACTTCCTCCGAAACGCTCTCGCTCTCCTCGGTGGCCCTGCACATCGCCGGCCGACGTTTACGGACCGGCCCACCGACGCGGACGGGTTTGCAGCGATGCGTGCCCGTCTCGGTGACGACCACCACCGTCCCCGGTATCACCTCGCCGGGCCAGCGAACTGGGTGAACGACCCCAACGGTGTCATCCAGTACGACGGCACCTACCACATGTTCTACCAGTACAACCCCGGTGGACCGTTCCACGGGTCGATTCACTGGGGCCACGCGACGAGCGAGGACTTGATTCACTGGGAAGACCACCCAGTCGCGCTCTCGCCCGACCCTGACGGACCGGACCGAGACGGGTGCTGGTCCGGGTGCACTGTCGTCGACGACGATGGTACCCCGACGATTCTCTACACGGGTGGTCGCGACCACCACCAACTGCCCTGTTTAGCGACGACGACGGACCCGATGCTCCGGTCGTGGGACAAAAGCGACGACAACCCAATCATCGAGTCCGCCCCCGACGACATCGACATCCTCGGCACGGACGACTGGGCCGCGGAGTTCCGCGACCACGCCGTCTGGAAGGTCGGCGACGACTGGTACCAACTCATCGGGTCGGCCATCGCGGAGGTGGGTGGCGTCGCCCTCCTCTATCGGTCACCGGACCTCCGCGACTGGGAGTACGTCGGCCCACTCCACGGCGGAACCGAAGGCCACGGCATCGTCTGGGAGTGTCCAGAACTGCTCGGATTCGACGACTACGACCTCTTCCACGTCTCGAACTACGAGGCGGTTCGGTACTTCGTCGGGCAGGCGGACCTCGACACCCCAGACTTCGCCGTCGAAAACGAGGGACTCCTCGACTACGGCGACTTCTACGCCCCACAGTCTACCGTCGACGACGAGGGCCGGACGCTCTCGTGGGGATGGATAAAAGAGGGCCGCGGCGTCGACTCGCAGTGGCACGCCGGATGGTCGGGGACGCTCTCGCTCCCGCGCGAACTCTCGGTGGACGACACCGGCACCCTCCGACAGCGTCCGGCCGTCGAATTGGAGACACTCCGCCAGAAACACGTCTCCCTCGATGACCTGTCTCCGGCGGGAACCTCGCTCGTCGCTGGCGAACGAACCTCACTCCCGCTTTCGGGCAACGCGTACGAACTCGCACTCGACGTCTCTGTCGAGGACGACGGCGTGTTCGAACTCGGTCTGTTCGAGTCACCGACTCGGATGGAGCGAACCGTCGTCCACTACGATGGCGAACGAGTCACGGTCGACAGAGAACACAGCAGTCGCCACCACGACGTCGACCGCGAACCACGGTCGATGCCCGTCGAGGGCGACACGCTCTCACTTCGCGTCTTCGTCGACGGGTCCGTCCTCGAACTCTTCGCGAACGAACACCGGTGTCTCACGACGCGAGTCTATCCGACACGTGCGGATGCAGACGGCGTCTCCGTCGTTGCCGCGGGCGAGTCTGCCGACGACTCGGTCGAACTGCTGGCACTCGACGCGTGGGAACTCGACGCGACGTTCGGCGCCCGAAAACGAGACTGA
- a CDS encoding site-2 protease family protein, translating into MNTLLWILAGFIAYSLLAALLRTRGILPEYVRVQGPLTTIHTRRGRELLDRLAEPKRFWRAWSNIGLGIALVIMVGTFALLLYQAVLIVQNPPAPSQVNQPQNFLVIPGVNDFLPLSVAPEILFGLLVGLVVHEGGHGILSRVEGIDVESMGIVLLTILPVGAFVEPSEESQRRADRGGKSRMFAAGVTNNFAVTIVAFALLFGPVIGSISVAPGVAVAGAYAGSPADAAGIGGGDRVTAIDGTSVNTTQELDAALLAAADRTVSVELDGERTVSVQRQLIVAGSVAGNPANLTVESGSDPIRVTAVNGTPVSTRAGFEAVVGDSRFARLETSAGERTIPVGAYITNVAEEQPLANATGATEPLIVTSLDGTRITSSTDLQVALDGTDPGQTVPVEVYVDGEFRTVDVTLGENPQDGNGFLGVNIFDGTSGLLLTDFGMQEYPAATYLSLLGGDGGDGAGGLANAFGGSPLQLVYVSLLLPLASVVLGIPNFPGFTGEVINFYQVGGPFGFLGGGVFILANLLFWTAWINLQLGLFNCIPGYPLDGGRILRTGAEAIVSRLPVDDRHTVVRTITTSIGLTMLASLLLMIFGPTLLGG; encoded by the coding sequence ATGAATACGCTGCTGTGGATCCTCGCCGGATTCATCGCCTACTCTCTCCTCGCGGCGCTGTTGCGCACTCGTGGGATTCTCCCCGAATACGTCCGCGTACAGGGCCCACTCACGACGATTCACACCCGTCGCGGCCGCGAGTTACTCGACAGACTCGCCGAACCCAAGCGGTTCTGGCGTGCGTGGAGTAACATCGGCCTCGGTATCGCCCTCGTAATCATGGTCGGGACGTTCGCCCTCCTGTTGTATCAGGCCGTCCTCATCGTCCAGAATCCGCCTGCTCCTTCGCAGGTCAACCAGCCCCAGAACTTCCTCGTCATCCCCGGCGTCAACGACTTCCTCCCGCTGTCCGTCGCGCCCGAGATTCTCTTTGGCCTCCTCGTGGGCCTCGTCGTTCACGAAGGTGGTCACGGCATCCTCAGTCGCGTCGAAGGTATCGACGTGGAGTCGATGGGCATCGTCCTCTTGACGATTCTCCCGGTCGGCGCGTTCGTCGAACCGTCCGAAGAGAGTCAACGCCGCGCCGACCGTGGCGGGAAGTCACGGATGTTCGCCGCCGGCGTGACGAACAACTTCGCCGTCACTATCGTCGCGTTCGCACTCCTGTTCGGCCCGGTCATCGGGTCGATTTCGGTCGCCCCCGGCGTCGCGGTGGCAGGCGCGTACGCGGGGTCCCCCGCCGACGCCGCAGGTATCGGCGGTGGCGACAGAGTGACTGCAATCGACGGCACATCGGTCAACACGACACAGGAACTCGACGCGGCGTTACTCGCCGCCGCCGACCGGACTGTCTCCGTCGAACTCGACGGCGAACGGACGGTGTCGGTCCAGCGCCAACTCATCGTCGCTGGGTCCGTCGCCGGCAACCCGGCGAATCTCACCGTCGAGTCTGGTAGCGACCCGATTCGCGTGACTGCGGTCAACGGGACGCCAGTCTCCACTCGCGCCGGGTTCGAAGCGGTCGTCGGTGACTCTCGGTTCGCCCGTCTCGAAACGTCTGCCGGCGAGCGAACGATTCCCGTCGGCGCGTACATCACGAACGTCGCCGAAGAGCAACCACTCGCCAATGCGACGGGTGCGACTGAACCGCTCATCGTCACGAGCCTCGACGGGACGCGTATCACGTCTTCGACCGACTTACAGGTCGCACTCGACGGAACCGACCCCGGCCAGACCGTCCCCGTCGAGGTGTACGTCGACGGCGAGTTCCGAACCGTCGACGTGACGCTCGGTGAGAACCCACAGGACGGCAACGGGTTCCTCGGCGTCAACATCTTCGACGGCACGAGTGGTCTCCTGCTCACTGACTTCGGGATGCAGGAGTACCCTGCCGCGACGTATCTCTCGCTCCTCGGTGGTGACGGCGGCGACGGCGCAGGTGGCCTCGCCAACGCGTTCGGCGGGTCGCCGCTGCAACTCGTCTACGTCTCGCTGTTGCTCCCGCTGGCCTCCGTCGTCCTCGGCATCCCGAACTTCCCCGGATTCACGGGCGAGGTCATCAACTTCTATCAGGTGGGTGGCCCCTTCGGGTTCCTCGGTGGCGGCGTCTTCATCCTCGCTAACCTGCTGTTCTGGACGGCGTGGATTAACCTGCAACTCGGATTGTTCAACTGTATCCCCGGCTACCCGCTCGACGGCGGCAGAATCCTGCGGACTGGGGCAGAGGCAATCGTCTCGCGCCTCCCGGTCGACGACCGACACACGGTGGTCCGAACCATCACCACGTCTATCGGGTTGACGATGCTCGCGTCGCTCCTGCTCATGATATTCGGCCCGACGCTCCTCGGCGGATAA
- a CDS encoding NAD+ synthase, whose product MTEIDVLSESAPIDLRLSEAELEAHREHITTFIRDTVDAAGADGAVLGLSGGIDSTLTAFLAVEALGEDGLHGLVMPSVANAEDMMSDAEGVAEMLGIEYDVVEIQPIAETFFDTFPEAANDRMAAGNVYVRTRGVLNYFVANHENRIVLGTGNRSEAMTGYFTKYGDQAVDCNPIGNLYKQQVRQLAAHVGVPEDLVLQTPSAEMWSGQTDESELGLTYDVLDAILALHIDGPLSKSATIRHLDVTDEQIDRVVELYERSAHKRSMPPAPSELNL is encoded by the coding sequence ATGACAGAAATCGACGTTCTCTCGGAGAGTGCGCCCATCGACCTTCGTCTTTCGGAGGCCGAACTGGAAGCCCACCGCGAACACATCACGACGTTCATCCGTGACACCGTCGACGCCGCAGGTGCCGACGGCGCGGTGCTCGGTCTCTCCGGTGGCATCGACTCGACGCTCACTGCCTTCCTCGCCGTCGAGGCCCTCGGTGAAGACGGCCTCCACGGCCTCGTCATGCCGAGCGTGGCGAACGCCGAAGACATGATGAGCGACGCGGAGGGTGTCGCCGAGATGCTGGGCATCGAGTACGATGTGGTCGAAATCCAGCCCATCGCGGAGACGTTCTTCGACACGTTCCCCGAGGCGGCGAACGACCGGATGGCCGCCGGCAACGTCTACGTTCGCACTCGCGGCGTCCTCAACTACTTCGTCGCAAACCACGAGAACCGTATCGTCCTCGGGACGGGCAACCGCTCTGAGGCCATGACGGGGTACTTCACGAAGTACGGCGACCAAGCAGTCGACTGCAACCCCATCGGAAACCTCTACAAACAACAGGTCCGCCAACTGGCCGCCCACGTCGGCGTCCCCGAAGACCTCGTCCTCCAGACCCCCTCTGCCGAGATGTGGAGCGGCCAGACCGACGAGTCAGAACTGGGGCTCACCTACGACGTCCTCGACGCCATCCTCGCACTCCACATCGATGGCCCACTGTCGAAATCTGCCACCATCCGGCACCTCGACGTGACCGACGAGCAAATCGACCGTGTGGTCGAACTCTACGAACGGAGCGCCCACAAGCGTTCCATGCCGCCCGCACCGTCCGAACTGAACCTGTAA
- a CDS encoding heme-binding protein, translated as MVEAPQTDEGWFALHDFRTVDWDAWRDAPDHERKRAIDEGVAYLDAHEAVEDDEEGTSAVFSVLGHKADFVVVHFRPTLDSLSRAERQFEQTAFAAFTEQPTSYVSVTEVSGYVSDDYFEGNKEDIDTGLLRYIEGKLKPDIPDDTYMSFYPMSKRRGETDNWYDLPFDERREMMSTHGDTGRKYAGKIKQVIASSVGFDDWEWGVTLFGDDPTDIKDIVYEMRFDEVSSKYGEFDQFYVGRRFPPSDLGAFLAGDAVPTSEFADESHHHAHAHGEGGHHGEGGHHGEGGHHGHHGEGGHHGEGGHGHGDSDDDESADEDIRGQLEDLNIYAGKPHGEDVYATVLYSEADADEVFDEVDGLRGNFDHYPTHVKTAVYEANERGRVAVVSIWETASAAETAAGFLSELPGIVERAGEESGFGTMGMFYTTKPEYHDDFVEKFGVVGGLLEDMDGHFDTDLMVNVEDENDMFIASQWRSQEDAMGFFRSDAFRDTVQWGRDVLADRPRHVFLA; from the coding sequence ATGGTAGAGGCCCCACAGACCGACGAGGGCTGGTTCGCGCTGCACGACTTCCGAACCGTCGATTGGGACGCCTGGCGGGATGCACCCGACCACGAGCGCAAGCGAGCAATCGACGAAGGCGTCGCCTATCTCGACGCGCACGAAGCGGTCGAAGACGACGAGGAAGGAACTTCCGCTGTCTTCTCCGTCCTCGGCCACAAGGCCGACTTCGTCGTCGTCCACTTCCGTCCGACGCTGGACTCCCTCTCGCGCGCCGAACGCCAGTTCGAACAGACTGCTTTCGCTGCGTTCACGGAGCAACCCACGTCGTACGTCTCCGTCACCGAGGTGTCGGGATACGTCTCGGACGACTACTTCGAGGGCAATAAAGAAGACATCGACACCGGACTCCTCCGCTATATCGAGGGCAAACTCAAGCCCGACATCCCGGACGACACCTACATGTCGTTCTACCCGATGTCGAAACGTCGCGGCGAGACGGACAACTGGTACGACCTGCCGTTCGACGAGCGTCGCGAGATGATGTCCACTCACGGTGACACGGGCCGCAAGTACGCCGGCAAAATCAAGCAGGTCATCGCGTCGTCTGTCGGCTTCGACGACTGGGAGTGGGGTGTCACGCTCTTCGGCGACGACCCGACGGACATCAAGGACATCGTCTACGAGATGCGCTTCGACGAGGTGTCGAGCAAGTACGGCGAGTTCGACCAGTTCTACGTCGGCCGTCGGTTCCCGCCGTCTGACCTCGGCGCGTTCCTCGCGGGCGACGCTGTCCCGACGAGCGAGTTCGCGGACGAATCGCACCACCACGCGCACGCACACGGTGAAGGCGGACACCACGGCGAAGGCGGACACCACGGCGAAGGCGGACACCACGGACACCACGGCGAAGGCGGACACCACGGTGAGGGTGGCCACGGCCACGGAGACAGCGACGACGACGAGAGCGCGGACGAAGACATCCGCGGCCAACTCGAAGACCTGAACATCTACGCCGGAAAGCCACACGGCGAAGACGTGTACGCGACGGTGCTGTACTCCGAAGCGGACGCCGACGAGGTGTTCGACGAAGTCGACGGCCTCCGCGGGAACTTCGACCACTACCCGACGCACGTCAAGACGGCCGTCTACGAGGCCAACGAGCGTGGCCGCGTCGCCGTCGTCTCCATCTGGGAGACGGCGTCGGCCGCCGAGACTGCCGCAGGGTTCCTCTCGGAGCTCCCCGGTATCGTCGAGCGCGCCGGTGAGGAGTCTGGATTCGGGACGATGGGGATGTTCTACACCACCAAGCCCGAATACCACGACGACTTCGTCGAGAAGTTCGGCGTCGTCGGTGGTCTCCTCGAAGACATGGACGGACACTTCGACACCGACCTGATGGTCAACGTCGAAGACGAGAACGACATGTTCATCGCCAGTCAGTGGCGCTCGCAGGAAGACGCCATGGGCTTCTTCCGCTCCGACGCCTTCCGCGACACGGTCCAGTGGGGCCGTGACGTGCTTGCGGACCGGCCGCGACACGTGTTCTTGGCGTAA